A window of Streptomyces sp. SAI-127 contains these coding sequences:
- a CDS encoding urease subunit alpha, translating to MPEISRAAYADLFGPTTGDRIRLADTDLLVEVEEDRSGGPGLAGDEAVFGGGKVIRESMGQSRATRAEGTPDTVVTGAVIIDHWGVVKADVGIRDGRITGIGKAGNPDTMDGVHPDLVIGPETEIIAGNGRILTAGAVDAHVHFICPQIADEALASGVTTLVGGGTGPAEGSKATTVTPGPWHLARMLEAMEQYPLNIGFLGKGNTVSHEAMLSQIRGGALGLKLHEDWGSTPAVIDASLTVAERTGIQVAIHTDTLNEAGFVGDTLAAIAGRGIHAYHTEGAGGGHAPDIMTVVSQPHVLPSSTNPTRPFTVNTAEEHLDMLMVCHHLNAAVPEDLAFAESRIRPTTIGAEDILHDLGAISIISSDAQAMGRVGEVIMRTWQTAHVMKRRRGALPGDGRADNHRVRRYVAKYTINPAVAQGLAHEVGSVETGKLADLVLWEPAFFGVKPHLVIKGGQIAYAQMGDANASIPTPQPILPRPMYGAIGRAPASNSFNFVAPLAIEDGLPERLQLGKRFVAIESTRGVTKADMRENVARPDVRVDPDSFAVHIDGELVEATPAAELPMAQRYFLF from the coding sequence ATGCCTGAGATCTCTCGTGCCGCCTACGCCGACCTGTTCGGCCCGACCACCGGCGACCGCATCCGGCTCGCCGACACCGATCTGCTGGTCGAGGTCGAGGAGGATCGTTCCGGCGGTCCCGGACTCGCCGGTGACGAGGCCGTGTTCGGCGGCGGCAAGGTCATCCGCGAGTCGATGGGCCAGTCGCGTGCCACGCGCGCCGAGGGCACCCCGGACACCGTCGTCACCGGCGCGGTCATCATCGACCACTGGGGCGTGGTGAAGGCCGACGTCGGCATCCGCGACGGCCGGATCACCGGCATCGGCAAGGCGGGCAACCCCGACACCATGGACGGGGTCCACCCGGACCTGGTGATCGGCCCGGAGACCGAGATCATCGCGGGCAACGGCCGGATCCTGACCGCCGGCGCAGTCGACGCGCACGTCCACTTCATCTGCCCGCAGATCGCCGACGAGGCGCTGGCGTCCGGGGTGACCACCCTGGTCGGCGGCGGCACCGGCCCCGCCGAGGGCTCCAAGGCCACCACCGTCACCCCCGGCCCCTGGCACCTCGCCCGGATGCTGGAGGCGATGGAGCAGTACCCGCTCAACATCGGCTTCCTCGGCAAGGGCAACACCGTCTCGCACGAGGCGATGCTGTCGCAGATCCGCGGGGGCGCCCTCGGCCTGAAGCTGCACGAGGACTGGGGATCGACCCCCGCCGTCATCGACGCCTCGCTGACCGTCGCCGAGCGGACCGGCATCCAGGTCGCCATCCACACGGACACTCTCAACGAGGCCGGTTTCGTGGGCGACACACTCGCCGCGATCGCCGGGCGGGGCATCCACGCCTACCACACCGAGGGCGCGGGCGGCGGGCACGCTCCGGACATCATGACCGTGGTCTCCCAGCCGCACGTGCTGCCCAGTTCGACCAACCCGACCCGCCCGTTCACCGTCAACACCGCCGAGGAACACCTCGACATGCTGATGGTCTGCCACCACCTCAACGCGGCGGTGCCCGAGGACCTCGCCTTCGCCGAGTCCCGCATCCGGCCCACGACCATCGGCGCCGAGGACATCCTGCACGACCTGGGCGCCATCTCGATCATCTCCTCCGACGCCCAGGCCATGGGGCGCGTGGGCGAGGTCATCATGCGGACCTGGCAGACCGCGCACGTCATGAAGCGGCGCCGGGGTGCGCTGCCGGGGGACGGGCGCGCCGACAACCATCGTGTACGGCGCTATGTCGCCAAGTACACGATCAACCCCGCCGTCGCTCAGGGGCTCGCCCACGAGGTGGGCTCGGTGGAGACGGGCAAGCTGGCCGACCTGGTGCTGTGGGAGCCCGCGTTCTTCGGCGTCAAGCCGCATCTGGTGATCAAGGGCGGGCAGATCGCCTACGCGCAGATGGGCGACGCGAACGCTTCGATTCCGACCCCGCAGCCGATCCTTCCCCGGCCGATGTACGGGGCGATCGGACGGGCGCCCGCGTCCAACTCCTTCAACTTCGTGGCGCCCCTCGCCATCGAGGACGGGCTGCCGGAGCGGCTCCAGCTCGGGAAGCGGTTCGTGGCGATCGAGTCGACGCGCGGGGTCACCAAGGCCGACATGCGGGAGAACGTCGCGCGGCCCGACGTACGGGTCGACCCCGACAGCTTCGCCGTACACATCGACGGGGAGCTGGTGGAGGCCACGCCGGCAGCCGAACTGCCCATGGCCCAGCGTTACTTCCTCTTCTGA
- a CDS encoding urease accessory UreF family protein yields the protein MSRAALLVLADGRFPAGGHAHSGGAEAAVKAGRVTGAETLESFCRGRLHTTGLVSAALAAAAVLGVAPRLLDEAADARTPSPALRTAARKLGRQLMRAARATWPSAELDALAREFPKGAHQPVVLGLAARAAGLEAVDAAYCAVYESVSGPSSATVRLLSLDPFDATAVLARLAPELDRVADRALEAARRVADEGVEALPSASAPLLEIGAEAHAAWAVRLFAS from the coding sequence ATGTCCAGGGCTGCACTTCTGGTCCTGGCCGACGGCCGGTTCCCCGCCGGAGGGCACGCGCACTCCGGCGGGGCCGAGGCGGCCGTCAAGGCGGGGCGGGTCACCGGGGCGGAGACCCTGGAGTCCTTCTGCCGGGGGCGGCTGCACACGACGGGCCTGGTGTCGGCTGCGCTGGCCGCGGCGGCCGTGCTCGGCGTCGCCCCGCGGCTGTTGGACGAGGCCGCGGACGCCCGCACCCCGTCCCCCGCACTGCGGACGGCCGCACGCAAGCTGGGCCGCCAGCTGATGCGGGCGGCCCGTGCGACCTGGCCGTCGGCCGAACTCGACGCCCTGGCAAGGGAGTTCCCCAAGGGAGCACACCAGCCGGTGGTCCTGGGGCTGGCGGCCCGCGCGGCGGGCCTCGAGGCCGTGGACGCGGCGTACTGCGCGGTGTACGAGAGCGTGAGCGGGCCTTCGAGTGCGACGGTCCGGCTGCTGAGCCTCGATCCTTTTGACGCCACGGCCGTACTCGCCCGGTTGGCGCCAGAGCTGGACCGGGTCGCGGATCGGGCGCTGGAGGCAGCGCGGAGGGTTGCCGACGAGGGGGTCGAGGCATTGCCGTCGGCGTCGGCGCCGCTGCTGGAAATCGGAGCAGAGGCGCACGCGGCATGGGCAGTACGCCTGTTCGCATCATAA
- the ureG gene encoding urease accessory protein UreG, whose amino-acid sequence MHLDHHHDTPAALSADAHRPDGTRRALRIGLGGPVGSGKTATVAALCRALRDELSLAVVTNDIYTREDAEFLLREAVLPPERITAVETGACPHTAIRDDISANLEAVEDLEDEVGPLDLILVESGGDNLTATFSKGLVDAQIFVIDVAGGDDIPRKGGPGVTTADLLIVNKTDLAPYVGSDLARMAADAKAQRAELPVVLQSLRGEAGVTDVADWVRAQLAAWTA is encoded by the coding sequence ATGCATCTCGACCACCATCACGACACCCCCGCCGCTCTCAGCGCGGACGCCCACCGACCCGACGGCACCCGCAGAGCCCTCCGTATCGGCCTCGGCGGCCCCGTCGGCTCCGGCAAGACCGCCACCGTCGCCGCCCTCTGCCGGGCCCTGCGCGACGAACTGTCCCTCGCCGTCGTCACCAACGACATCTACACCCGTGAGGACGCCGAGTTCCTGCTCAGGGAAGCCGTGCTGCCCCCCGAGCGGATCACCGCGGTGGAGACCGGCGCCTGTCCGCACACCGCGATCCGGGACGACATCTCCGCCAACCTCGAAGCCGTAGAGGACCTGGAGGACGAGGTCGGCCCCCTGGACCTCATCCTCGTGGAGAGCGGCGGCGACAACCTCACCGCCACCTTCTCCAAGGGGCTCGTCGACGCGCAGATCTTCGTCATCGATGTGGCGGGCGGAGACGACATCCCGAGGAAGGGCGGCCCAGGCGTCACCACCGCCGACCTGCTCATCGTCAACAAGACCGACCTGGCCCCGTACGTCGGCTCCGACCTCGCACGGATGGCCGCCGACGCCAAGGCCCAGCGGGCCGAACTGCCGGTCGTCCTCCAGTCGCTGCGCGGCGAGGCCGGGGTCACGGACGTCGCCGACTGGGTCCGGGCGCAGCTCGCCGCGTGGACGGCATGA
- a CDS encoding urease accessory protein UreD yields MTAFGAGVRATARIVARDDGRGGTALPVLESDGPLALRRTRGSGTETRVVLVGAMSGPLGGDHFTVEADIREGARLRLGSAAATIALPGQTKGEARYDVRLTVAEGGELHWLPEQLISAGGSDLSVTTRIDLGATSRLVLREEQVLGRAGEEPGRLSSRLVLRVAGRTVLDQELACGPGAPGGWDGPAVLAGHRAVGQLLVVRPEFADQPVTARVLGEGAAVVPLAGPAALVTAVAPDALLLRRVLDEALAALSA; encoded by the coding sequence ATGACCGCGTTCGGGGCGGGGGTACGAGCCACCGCGCGGATCGTCGCGCGGGACGACGGACGCGGCGGTACGGCCCTGCCCGTGCTGGAGAGCGACGGGCCGCTGGCACTGCGGCGGACCCGGGGGAGCGGGACCGAGACGCGGGTCGTGCTCGTCGGCGCGATGAGCGGGCCCCTGGGCGGCGACCACTTCACCGTGGAGGCCGACATCCGGGAAGGCGCTCGACTGCGCCTCGGATCGGCCGCGGCCACCATCGCCCTGCCGGGACAGACCAAGGGCGAGGCCCGCTACGACGTCCGGCTCACCGTCGCCGAAGGGGGCGAACTCCACTGGCTGCCCGAGCAGTTGATCTCCGCCGGTGGCAGCGATCTGTCTGTCACCACGCGGATCGACCTCGGGGCGACGAGTCGGCTCGTGCTGCGCGAGGAGCAGGTCCTCGGGCGGGCGGGGGAGGAGCCCGGGAGGCTCAGCAGCCGGCTCGTGCTGCGCGTCGCGGGACGCACCGTGCTCGATCAGGAGCTGGCCTGCGGTCCCGGCGCGCCGGGCGGCTGGGACGGGCCGGCCGTACTCGCGGGACATCGAGCCGTCGGTCAACTTCTCGTCGTACGGCCCGAGTTCGCCGACCAGCCGGTGACGGCACGGGTGCTCGGTGAAGGCGCCGCCGTCGTACCGTTGGCAGGGCCCGCCGCGCTCGTCACCGCCGTGGCCCCGGACGCCCTGTTGCTGCGCCGGGTGCTGGACGAGGCACTGGCGGCTCTCAGCGCCTAG
- a CDS encoding alpha/beta hydrolase: MRETRPKWRTTALGSAGVLITATLISGAVAAPASGANTQAGASRHGQDRASVGAAIAAARAAKAGIDWADCPADWGIAKPVQCGWVSVPLDYTKPNGKQIKLAVDHIGNTGTKAERQGALVYNPGGPGGSGMRFPLRVTNKNPIWANAAKAYDFVGFDPRGVGHSAPISCMDPQEFVKAPKMDPVPDSEADKRAQRKLAREYAEGCAERTGKAMLSQMTTPNTVRDLDVIRAALGEKKLNFLGVSYGTYIGAVYGTMFPGHVRRMVVDSVVNPSREKIWYEANLDQDIAFEGRWKDWEDWVAANDAAFHLGTTRAAVQAKWLELRATAKKNPIGGVVGPAELIGFFQSAPYYDSSWVPVATVFSKYVAGDTQALVDAAAPDLSDTAGNISSENGNAVYTAVECTDAKWPTSWTKWDKDNTALNKKYPFMTWANAWLNLPCATWPVKQQTPVDVKTGKGLPGVLIVQSERDAATPYEGGVELHKRFKGSRLITEKDAGSHGVTGLVNPCINSRVDAYLLTGKLDKADVTCTPHATPKP, from the coding sequence TTGAGGGAGACGAGACCGAAGTGGCGGACGACCGCACTCGGTTCGGCCGGAGTACTCATCACGGCCACACTCATATCCGGTGCCGTCGCGGCACCCGCGTCCGGCGCCAACACGCAGGCGGGTGCGAGCCGGCACGGACAGGACCGTGCGTCCGTCGGTGCCGCGATCGCCGCCGCCCGTGCCGCGAAGGCCGGTATCGACTGGGCCGACTGCCCCGCCGACTGGGGGATCGCGAAGCCGGTCCAGTGCGGCTGGGTCAGCGTGCCGCTGGACTACACCAAGCCGAACGGCAAGCAGATCAAGCTCGCCGTCGACCACATCGGCAATACCGGCACCAAGGCGGAGCGTCAGGGCGCCCTCGTCTACAACCCGGGCGGACCCGGTGGCTCGGGCATGCGCTTCCCGCTCCGCGTCACGAACAAGAACCCGATCTGGGCCAACGCGGCCAAGGCGTACGACTTCGTGGGCTTCGACCCACGCGGTGTCGGCCACTCCGCGCCCATCTCCTGCATGGACCCGCAGGAGTTCGTGAAGGCGCCCAAGATGGACCCGGTGCCGGACTCCGAGGCCGACAAGCGCGCCCAGCGCAAGCTGGCCCGTGAGTACGCCGAGGGCTGCGCCGAGCGCACCGGCAAGGCGATGCTCTCGCAGATGACCACGCCCAACACCGTGCGCGACCTGGACGTCATCCGCGCCGCGCTCGGTGAGAAGAAGCTCAACTTCCTGGGCGTCTCCTACGGCACCTACATCGGCGCCGTCTACGGCACGATGTTCCCCGGCCATGTCCGCCGCATGGTCGTCGACAGCGTCGTCAATCCGTCCCGGGAGAAGATCTGGTACGAGGCCAATCTCGACCAGGACATCGCCTTCGAGGGCCGCTGGAAGGACTGGGAAGACTGGGTCGCCGCCAACGACGCCGCCTTCCACCTCGGCACCACCCGTGCCGCGGTCCAGGCGAAGTGGCTCGAACTGCGCGCCACCGCCAAGAAGAACCCCATCGGCGGGGTCGTCGGCCCGGCCGAACTGATCGGCTTCTTCCAGAGCGCCCCGTACTACGACTCCTCATGGGTGCCGGTCGCGACGGTGTTCAGCAAGTACGTCGCCGGTGACACCCAGGCGCTCGTCGACGCCGCCGCCCCGGACCTGTCGGACACCGCGGGCAACATCTCCTCGGAGAACGGCAACGCCGTCTACACGGCCGTCGAGTGCACCGACGCCAAGTGGCCCACCAGCTGGACGAAGTGGGACAAGGACAACACCGCGCTCAACAAGAAGTACCCGTTCATGACGTGGGCCAACGCCTGGCTGAACCTGCCCTGCGCCACCTGGCCGGTCAAGCAGCAGACCCCGGTCGACGTCAAGACCGGCAAGGGCCTGCCGGGCGTGCTGATCGTGCAGTCCGAGCGTGACGCGGCCACCCCGTACGAGGGCGGCGTCGAACTGCACAAGCGCTTCAAGGGCTCCCGCCTGATCACCGAGAAGGACGCGGGCTCCCACGGCGTGACCGGTCTGGTCAACCCGTGCATCAACTCGCGGGTGGACGCCTACCTGCTCACCGGCAAGCTGGACAAGGCCGACGTGACGTGCACCCCGCACGCCACGCCCAAGCCGTAG
- a CDS encoding NAD-dependent epimerase/dehydratase family protein, protein MTRRAVVIGATGQIGRAAVGALARDGWEVTAVSRGGGRDESWPAQVRTARADRADDSALAAAVGDGCEVLVDMVAYGPAHARQLVSLADRVGSAVVISSVSVYEDDKGRSFDTQGEPEGFPEFPVRATEDQRTIAPGEASYSTRKAGLERELLAAGDRLPTTLLRAGAIHGPHCRTPRELYFVKRNLDGRPRRLLPYGGMSRFHPANVHNIAELVRLAAAKPGRRALNAVDPDAPTVAEIAAAIDSVMGVETESVLIDGPPPSPTVGDTPWSVPAPVVFDMSAAERELGYRPVVARYADRLPETVAWIERQLAGRDWREAYPKMFQTYGDLFDYAAEDAYLDSLGA, encoded by the coding sequence ATGACACGACGTGCAGTGGTGATCGGAGCGACGGGACAGATCGGGCGGGCGGCCGTGGGCGCGCTGGCCCGGGACGGCTGGGAGGTGACGGCCGTCTCCCGGGGCGGCGGACGGGACGAGAGCTGGCCCGCGCAGGTGCGTACCGCGCGGGCCGACCGGGCGGACGACTCGGCGCTGGCCGCAGCGGTCGGCGACGGCTGCGAGGTCCTGGTGGACATGGTCGCCTACGGACCCGCACACGCACGGCAGTTGGTGTCGCTGGCAGACCGGGTGGGCTCGGCCGTGGTGATCTCCAGCGTGTCGGTGTACGAGGACGACAAGGGCCGCAGCTTCGACACCCAGGGCGAGCCGGAGGGCTTCCCCGAGTTCCCGGTGCGGGCGACGGAGGACCAGCGGACGATCGCGCCCGGCGAGGCCTCGTACAGCACCCGCAAGGCCGGCCTGGAGCGTGAACTCCTCGCCGCGGGCGACCGGTTGCCCACGACTCTGCTGCGCGCCGGGGCGATCCACGGACCGCACTGCCGGACCCCGCGTGAGTTGTACTTCGTCAAGCGCAACCTGGACGGCCGGCCTCGGCGCCTCCTGCCGTACGGCGGAATGAGCCGATTCCACCCGGCGAACGTCCACAACATCGCCGAACTCGTCCGGCTGGCCGCCGCGAAGCCCGGCCGCAGGGCCCTGAACGCCGTGGACCCGGACGCCCCGACGGTGGCGGAGATCGCCGCCGCGATCGACTCTGTGATGGGCGTCGAGACGGAGAGCGTGCTGATCGACGGTCCTCCGCCCTCGCCGACGGTGGGGGACACGCCGTGGTCGGTGCCGGCGCCGGTCGTCTTCGACATGTCCGCCGCCGAACGGGAGTTGGGGTACCGCCCGGTGGTGGCGCGGTACGCGGACCGGCTGCCGGAGACCGTCGCCTGGATCGAGCGGCAACTTGCCGGACGGGACTGGCGGGAGGCGTACCCGAAGATGTTCCAGACCTACGGCGACCTCTTCGACTACGCGGCGGAGGACGCGTATCTCGACTCGCTCGGCGCGTGA
- a CDS encoding lysophospholipid acyltransferase family protein has translation MFYYLLKYVLLGPLLRLVFRPRIEGLEHIPESGAAIVAGNHLSFSDHFLMPAVLKRRITFLAKAEYFTGPGIRGRLTAFFFRSAGQIPVDRSGKEAGQAAIREGLGVLRKDELLGIYPEGTRSHDGRLYKGKVGVAVMALKAQVPVIPCAMIGTFEAQPPGKVIPNVHPVVIRFGKPLDFSRYAGMENEKAILRAITDEIMYAILKLSDQEYVDQYAAVVKAEETAARREKERKFPRIPLS, from the coding sequence TTGTTCTACTACCTGCTCAAATACGTGCTGTTGGGGCCGTTGCTGAGACTGGTCTTCCGGCCTCGAATAGAGGGTCTTGAGCACATCCCGGAGTCAGGTGCGGCCATCGTCGCCGGCAACCACCTGTCGTTCTCCGACCACTTCCTGATGCCCGCGGTGCTCAAGCGGCGCATCACCTTCCTGGCGAAGGCCGAGTACTTCACCGGCCCCGGCATCAGGGGCAGGCTGACCGCCTTCTTCTTCCGCAGCGCCGGGCAGATCCCGGTCGACCGCTCCGGCAAGGAAGCAGGCCAGGCCGCCATCCGCGAGGGTCTCGGCGTACTGCGCAAGGACGAACTGCTCGGCATCTACCCGGAGGGCACCCGATCGCACGACGGCCGCCTCTACAAGGGCAAGGTCGGCGTCGCGGTGATGGCGCTCAAGGCCCAGGTACCGGTCATCCCCTGCGCGATGATCGGCACCTTCGAGGCACAGCCGCCCGGCAAGGTCATCCCCAACGTCCACCCGGTGGTGATCCGCTTCGGCAAGCCCCTCGACTTCTCCCGCTACGCCGGGATGGAGAACGAGAAGGCGATCCTGCGGGCCATCACCGACGAGATCATGTACGCCATCCTGAAGCTGTCCGACCAGGAGTACGTCGACCAGTACGCGGCCGTGGTGAAGGCGGAGGAGACGGCCGCGCGCCGGGAGAAGGAGCGCAAGTTCCCCCGGATTCCGCTGAGCTGA
- a CDS encoding SpoIIE family protein phosphatase, translated as MSDRSSDTDSIDYSAVFQALPGMVALLTPDLVYADVNEEFLRMAGRRREELVGRYLFDVFPDNPNDPAATGMRNLAASLRRVLETGERDSMALQRYDVEAPDRPGEWEERYWSPCNAPILGADGKVELLVHRVEEVTELIRARGGPSADRNRVLEAELYTRARELQEVNERLRRAHARDREVALTLQEAMLPAGLQTLHHRAAVRYRPAVGTLNVCGDWYDLVDLVGGHRVGVSVGDVVGHGLVAAGVMGQLRSALSAASRVAGGPAEALDVLGRYAHVVDGAESATAVTTFIDLDHGTLTYSSAGHPPPMLVHPDGRVECLDKATDPPLDAFPDPMPRVQAATTFTSGATLALYTDGLVERRREDIDTGLTRLADSLARHREDDPETLADAVLLELLPPGGATDDTALVIVRL; from the coding sequence ATGAGTGACAGATCCAGCGACACCGACTCCATCGACTACTCAGCCGTGTTCCAGGCACTGCCCGGCATGGTCGCGCTGCTCACGCCCGACCTGGTGTACGCGGACGTCAACGAGGAGTTCCTGCGCATGGCCGGGCGCAGGCGCGAGGAGCTCGTGGGCCGCTATCTCTTCGACGTCTTCCCGGACAACCCGAACGACCCCGCGGCGACCGGTATGCGCAATCTGGCCGCCTCCCTGCGCCGGGTGCTGGAGACCGGGGAGCGCGACTCCATGGCCCTTCAGCGGTACGACGTCGAGGCACCCGATCGGCCGGGGGAATGGGAGGAGCGGTACTGGAGTCCCTGCAACGCCCCCATCCTCGGCGCGGACGGCAAGGTCGAGCTGCTCGTGCACCGGGTCGAGGAGGTCACCGAGCTGATCCGGGCCCGCGGCGGCCCGAGCGCCGACCGGAACCGGGTCCTCGAGGCCGAGCTGTACACCCGCGCCCGTGAACTCCAGGAGGTCAACGAACGGTTGCGGCGGGCCCACGCCCGTGACCGCGAGGTCGCGTTGACACTCCAGGAGGCCATGCTGCCCGCCGGCCTGCAGACCTTGCACCACAGGGCCGCCGTGCGCTACCGGCCGGCGGTCGGCACGCTGAACGTTTGCGGTGACTGGTACGACCTCGTCGACCTGGTGGGCGGTCACCGCGTCGGGGTCTCGGTCGGTGACGTGGTGGGCCACGGGCTCGTGGCCGCCGGGGTGATGGGCCAGCTGCGCAGCGCCCTGAGCGCGGCCTCCCGGGTGGCCGGGGGCCCGGCCGAGGCCCTGGACGTGCTGGGCCGGTACGCCCACGTCGTGGACGGCGCCGAGTCGGCGACCGCGGTCACCACGTTCATCGACCTCGACCACGGCACCCTCACCTACAGCAGTGCCGGGCATCCACCGCCGATGCTGGTGCACCCGGACGGCCGGGTGGAGTGCCTGGACAAGGCGACCGACCCGCCGCTCGACGCCTTTCCCGACCCGATGCCCCGGGTGCAGGCCGCGACCACCTTCACCAGCGGCGCCACCCTCGCCCTGTACACCGACGGCCTGGTGGAGCGGCGCCGCGAGGACATCGACACCGGGCTCACCCGGCTCGCCGACTCCCTCGCCCGGCACCGCGAGGACGACCCCGAGACCCTCGCGGACGCGGTCCTGCTGGAGCTGCTGCCGCCCGGCGGCGCCACGGACGACACGGCGCTGGTCATCGTACGGCTGTGA